From the genome of Salarias fasciatus chromosome 22, fSalaFa1.1, whole genome shotgun sequence:
tgtagtgtttgtgtgtctggctgtagtgtttgtgtgtctggctgtagtgtttgtgtgtctggctgtagtgtttctgtgtctggctgtagtgtagtgtttctgtgtctggctgtagtgtttctgtgtctggctgtagtgtttctgtgtctggctgtagtgtttgtgtgtctggctgtagtgtttgtgtgtctggctgtagtgtagtgtttgtgtgtctggctgtagtgtttgtgtgtctggctgtagtgtagtgtttgtgtgtctggctgtagtgtttgtgtgtctggctgtagtgtttgtgtgtctggctgtagtgtttctgtgtctggctttagtgtttctgtgtctggctgtagtgtagtgtttgtgtgtctggctgtagtgtttgtgtgtctggctgtagtgttgtgtgtctggctgtagtgtttctgtgtctggctgtagtgtttctgtgtctggctgtagtgtttgtgtgtctggctgtcgtgtttgtgtgtctggctgtagtgtttctgtgtctggctgtagtgtagtgtttgtgtgtctggctgtagtgtttgtgtgtcttcctgcagtgtttctgtgtctggctgtagtgtttctgtgtctggctgtagtgtttctgtgtctggctgtagtgtttgtgtgtctggctgtagtgtttctgtgtctggctgtagtgtttctgtgtctggctgtagtgtttgtgtgtctggctgtagtgtttctgtgtctgctgtagtgtttctgtgtctggctgtagtgtttgtgtgtctggctgtagtgtttgtgtgtctggctgtagtgtttctgtgtctggctgtagtgtttgtgtgtctggctgtagtgtttctgtgtctggctgtagtgtagtgtttgtgtgtctggctgtagtgtttgtgtgtcttcctgcagtgtttctgtgtctggctgtagtgtttctgtgtctggctgtagtgtttctgtgtctggctgtagtgtttgtgtgtctggctgtagtgtttctgtgtctggctgtagtgtttctgtgtctggctgtagtgtttgtgtgtctggctgtagtgtttctgtgtctggctgtagtgtttctgtgtctggctgtagtgtttgtgtgtctggctgtagtgtttctgtgtctggctgtagtgtttgtgtgtctggctgtagtgtttctgtgtctggctgtagtgtttgtgtgtctggctgtagtgtttctgtgtctggctgtagtgtttgtgtgtctggctgtagtgtttctgtgtctggctgtagtgtttgtgtgtctggctgtagtgtttgtgtgtctggctgtagtgtttctgtgtctggctgtagtgtttctgtgtctggctgtagtgtttctgtctggctgtagtgtttgtgtgtctggctgtagtgtttgtgtgtctggctgtagtgtttctgtcttcttcaAGACGAAATGCCTTCACTGAAGTCCAGACTGAAGTTGGTGTCCTGACAGCCTgcagcgccgtgctgctgcgatgctctgatggacatttcacttcctGGCCTTTCCACAACAGGACcggtaagtgagcccaaccgggtctgaaccgggtctgaaccgggtctgaaccgggtctgaaccaggtctgaaccgggtctgaaccgggtctgaaccgggtctgaaccgggtccagctggtctccgtATGTCCCTCGTTTCTGTTTCGGTCCATATTTCCTCCTGTTTAGCACAGTACGTGATCCTACACGGTGAACATTGTAAACGTGAACgcgcacagcgccacctcctgttgtggcctGCAATTTACACACAGCTCAGTGAAGCTGAGCCCCCAGCCCCCCAGCCCccagccccccagccccccagccCCAGAACGAATCCAGACAAACTCTCTGCTGGTTCGAGcttcgtttgtgcagatttgtACAGTAGAAGTTTTGGTTTGTGCTGCTTTCGTTTCGGAGATATTCCAAGTTATAGTTTTGCTCAGGGATGGCATcactaaacccccccccccccccccaaaaaaaaaaaaaaaaaaaaactacaccggtggctttttgtgttgttttgaaactTCATTCGTCCCAAAGGCACAACCTACTTTTACGATgctttgtgctgattttttccGTTAAGATATTCATTTGTGCTGCTGCGGTTTCAGAGATCTGACTTCATTTACAGACGATCACATGACCCGAGTTGTGGACGTCTGTGGTCGGCGCCATACACGTCAACACCGCCGTCTTCAGCCATGGCTTTCACCGCACCAGCATTCTGCGCTTTTTACAGAGTGTTGTAATAATTAACTTTTATTCTATCAGCGACAAAGTGGAGTTGTCAGAAGTTTCCAATGCAACAAGGAATGAAAGGTCAATCCCTCATTTTGTTTCTGCATGAAAAACTGTCTTTACCGGTGAAGTGATTGATGTAAATGTAAGGAAGTAAACTGAATACATCCAGTAGGTGGCAATGTAGCACCGCATGTTGTTCTGTTAAACCTAACATACCCAGCAGTTTGTCCTTTCCAGGACACCGTATTCTGTAGGttttctgtagggggcgctatgTTTGGttattcttttcttcctgttgtttaaGGGAAGCAGTGCTACCGGCAGCTCACGTGTTTTACAAAATATAGAAATTATGCTGCAGTTAAATAGTTTGTGTTTTGAGAATATGTGGTTGTGTTGTGCACTGTTTGGTTTGGCTGTATTGGTGGTGTGTGTATCATTTCAGCCTCAGTTCCCTTTGTTAGTGTGACAATGAGATTTTTTGTTGGTGTCTGCCAGTTCACTGGCAGTCAGGATGAGCTGCATGTTGCGAGTGTTAAAGAAAGATGAACGTGTGAATGAtattcttttcttcctgttgtttaaggctgtgtgtgtgtgaacacttGGAAAGTGTATTCTGTTCGAGCCATTTCGCCATTTCAGTCAGCAACCAGGGAGTGATGCTGTGACCTCAACACCTGCTTGTTTGAAGGTCACACTAATTGACACAGGTGTGGCTTTTATGAGAGGTGAATTGTTTTTGATCGTGGGAAGTTAGGAAGACGTTGCTTTTTGTTGATGTTGGTGAACTCCAGATGGAAAATAAGTTGGATTCTATGTTCCCATTCATCGTTATGAGTGTGGACATTTACGTTTTTGTAAATAAGAAACAAACTCTACTGGCGTTATTTCTGCCAGACACCATGAGCAGATCACAGCAGCCAGAAGCCACCCGGTCTTCAACAGAACCAAAGTGTGTGTCAGCATGCTCATTGTTAGCACTGTAACTGTCTCAGGACAGACGTTTGGTTTTATagattaaaggaatactccgaagattttggacccacgccctgtcccgatcatttacagagtgagatcagctcataaatacctttgttgtgtccgttcgtccagccgctggctcccagctgttagcatcgtagttagcttagctcaactacggcaggtgaagaggaaacagagccagactgagaaagtggacaaatcctccttccaggagacgtgttttcttttcaatctgttaaatgatgttttgatccacacagacctgcacagaGCTCTGGAAGGAtacaccggagcacagcagtagaagcacagactcagccgctgtgcgccggtatatccttccgcagagcgCTGTGCTcgtgcaggtctgtgtatcaaaacactattttaagggattgaaaagaaaacatcttttaaaatgttttataaccattcggatttactttgcgtgctaacacgccgtcccctggaccactggaaggaggattttgtccactttctcagtctggctctgtctcctcttcacctgccgtagttgagctaagctaactacgatgctaacagctgttagccagctGCTGGACCaacggacacaaaaaggtatttatgagctgatCTCACTCTGTAAACGATCGGGACAGGGCGtaggtccaaaatcttcggagtgttcctttaagttcctgttttcagtgttatGTTGAGTATGCTTGGTTTACATTTTCTTTAGGCTGCCACCTACTGGCAGAAAAGTGAATATTCCACAGCCTGTAGGCCGGTGCCTGATCTGGTCCTCCAGAGCtgctatccagcatgttttagaggTTTCTCTCTTCCAgcacagctgattcaaatgatcagcaTCGTTATCAGGCTTCTACAGAGCTTGATGATGAGCTGATCGTTTGAATCGAGTGTGCTGGAAGAGAGAAAcctctaaaacatgctggatagcaGCTCTGGAGGACCAGATCGGGCACACTGCTGTCGGCCATGAGGTCAGTGTGTGATCAACATACTTAACTGACAGAGAATAAAGGAACCGAAGAGGATACAGATGAAGGTGACTGTGTTTGAAATCCAATAAACattagacaaaaaaagaaaagactgacaaaagacttttgatttaaaaaattaactTTATGTGAAAAATTTAACACACTGATAACCAAACTATGGAATATTTAAATAGCTACTGTGGGGGCAGTTTATTAAGAAGCAGTTTGGCAAATCCATTCATTTGATTTTCAATGTTTATATGTTGATTTGAGAATTCATACTGTGTGTTAAATACCGACAGAAATGCGTAGTTCTCTTTAACATTTTTTATgcagagaggtttttttttgtttccggGTTTGTCTGTCGGTGCTAGAGAGTGAGATGGAGCATCCAGTTTTTCTTACCTGCTGCGTTCTGCAAAGATACAATTAGTGTATGAGCCAGCCACTGTTCCTGGCTGTTGGAATTATGTTTTGGAACCAAAATAAATGGAAAGTTTATATTTTTCACCTCATGTTGTCCGGAGTGGATTTGTGGGATCGAGGCTGGATTAACTGAACACTGCCTGTGGAAGCATCTTGTTGCTGAAGACACCCAGCGTAAGTAATCAATCTCTCACAAGACATAAACCTCTTCAGCTACATTGAACATATGTTGCTATAATAAACCGAATTCTCAATTACAATATAGCCACAAGTGGCGAGTAACAGGGTCCAAACCACCCGGCAGGAGCAGCACACTGATTAATGGCTTGAATAGGGCCAATTTTCAACACTGCTCAGTTTACTGTGTACAACAACATGTGCTTtccttctttccctcttttcctgtctgtcctgctcAGACACTGCTTTGACTCCCCTGGCCACGTCGTCACAGTGCTCCCACGCACAGGGAGCTCCCCTGCAGTGAGAGCGTCGAGCCCCGGACCGTCCTCTGCAGAGCCTCCCCGGAAAGCAGCCGTGGCCTCAGAGTGAATGTCTTTCCTTGGAGAACCGTACTGGAGGAAATTCACTCAAGCAAAATTGTGTTTGGTTTGCAGGTCAGTATCGATCCACGTGACCTCTCCAGTGCTGTCGTTGTGAGTACCTGTCCCTGCACACAGCATCTAACCCTGTTTTCAGTTCTGATGGACACTGAGAAAGCTCCAGGATTGGTCTGAGGCAGGGAGAGTCAGGAAGGCCAGGTCCGTCGGCGACAGCAGCGTCGAGCTGAGGCGTACCGGAACCATCAGGACAGAGATGGCCGGACAAACGAGTGGCTCTCCCCTTGTCTTCCTTATTGTGAAGAGCAGCGTTTTGTGAGACACACTGGACACAGTCCTCACTGTCTTTGCAGTGAGAGCGGAGATGTTGCGCCGTGCACCAGCTTGTCGGGCACCAACGTCTTGTGGACGGCTTCACGCTGCACTGAGCAGCTCTGTCCTCGTCAGCGTGTCTCATCTGAGACACAGCTGTCACCAGCTGCAAGactggttgtctgtctctcctgACAGCGTTTTGACGTGCAGAGCTGTCACAGAAAGCACGACGTGAGGACTGACAAAATGCATCAAAGCGCAGGTGTTCAACACAGACATTGTTGATTTTCAAGTCTGATAGTCTGATGAAGGTTTCCATCTTTTTAATAATCCCACCTTCACTCTTTAATCATAGATTATCTGAATATGTTATAAATTTGAATTTTGTATTTGTCTCCGCACGGTTCGTTGAAGGTTCTGTTTTGTGTggtttctcctttttctttttatttcactcaAATATTGAGCTCTGTGTAAATTCTACGCACTGTTTTGTACCATGTGAAATGCTCAATAAAAACTTTGTTCACCAAACATCCTGAGATGTTAAATACATGAGCACGTCACAAACGTCGGGGACCACAGACGTCCACAAACTCGGGTCATGTGATCGTCTGTAAATGAAGTCAGATCTCTGAAACCGgttgggggggctggggggcggggggttggGGGGCTGGGGCGTTGggggctggggggtgggggggctggggggctggGCGTTGgggggctgggggtggggggctggggcgttggggggctggggggtgggggggctggggggctggggggggcgttgggggctgggggggttggggggttcTGGGGCTGGGGGCTGGGGGGTTGGGGAgctggggggttgggggttggggggctgggggggctggggggctggggggctggggggtggggggttggggggtcaGCTTCACCGAGCCGTCACACACTGGCTGCTGTGAATAAGTCCCAAGTCCTGCAGGTGTGAATCAGGAAGCTGCTAAATGACTGCCTGAAGTCAGGAGACGGCGGGGAGCCAGAGCTTCCTCCAACCTGCAGAACTGTTTGtactctgaaaaaaataatgaatgttGACAGATATTTTAATGAAGAGCAgttctgtattttttaatttgtggatcatttttttgatgaacaaaccgACGTGCGTCAGCTGTGATCgacattttgcttttgtaaAACACACTGAGTGTGTCTGTGAACGAAACACGTTGTGTTGCTGAGGTTTGGCAGGAAGTCactccagaggaaccagagctGAGAAAGAGGGTCCCGAACAAAACCAGCTGGAACCAGGACCGGGCTAAAGGACACCGGCagaaccaggaccgggaccagaaccaggctaAAGgacacctgcagaaccagaaccgggcTAAAGgacacctgcagaaccagaaccgggcTAAAGgacacctgcagaaccaggaccaggctAAAGGACAcactgcagaaccaggaccaggctCACAGTGGAGGACAGAGTTGGACAGGAACCGACCACCGGATGTCAGGAGAACACGAGGATCCTGGTTCAGGTTCTCACCGGTCCACATGATGGGGGACTCCCTGATCCCTCGGACCAGATGCGGGCCGTCCAGTCCCCGGCGGTCAGGAAGTTCTTGGGGAAGAAGGGGTTCCGCTGCAGGGCGCAGACCGGGCCCAGCTGGGCCTGGAAGGCGCTCACCAGCTTCTCGGAGGCGGTCTTGGCCTTGCGGTTGCAGGAGACCACCAGACCTGTTCTGTGCCCACCATGAACTTGGTGGGCTGAGAGACACGGGGACAGGGACGTGCTGAGGACCGCCAAGGACCACGAGGGGACGACGTCGGTCGCGAGCCGGTTCCGCAGAGGTCCTCACCATCGTGGTCTCAAACTCCAGAGAGACGGACCCCAGGGCCCGGTCCAGGTCCCCCTCCCGAGTCAGGTCCAGAACCAGGCGCTCCGTCGGCTCGGACAGACGCCGCACGTCCCACCACAGGACCTGAGGACACGTCAAGCACCACCTGTCCCTCAGAGCAGCTGTCCCCGCCTCACCTGTCCCCCGTCTCACCTGTCCACCGCCTACCTGTCCAGCTCACCTGTCCACCGTCTACCTGTCCCCCGTCTCACCTGTCCCGTCTCAACCTGTCCAGCTCACCTGTCCCCCGTCTACCTGCCCCCGCCTCACCTGTCCACCTCACCTGTCCAGCTCACCTGTCCACCGTCTCACCTGTCCCGTCTCACCTGTCCACCTGACTTGTCCACCTCACCTGTCCACCTCACCTGTCCACCGCATCACCTGTCCCGCCTCACCTGTCCCCCGCCTCACCTGTCCCCCGTCTCACCTGCCCCGCCTCACCTGTCCCCCGTCCACCTGTCCCCGCCTCACCTGCCCCCACTCACCTGTCCCCCGCCTCACCTGTCCCCCGTCTCACTGTCCCCGCCTCACCTGTCCCCCCGCCTCACCTGTCCACCGTCTCACCTGTCCCCCACCTCACCTGTCCCCGCCTCACCTGTCCCCCGCCTCACCTGTCCCCCGCCTCACCTTCCCCGCCTCAACTGTCCCCCGCCTCACCTGTCCACCGCCTCACCTGTCCACCGCTCACCTGTCCCCGCCTCACCTGTCCCCCGCCTCATCTGTCCCCCACCTCACCTGTCCACCGCCTCACCTGTCCACCGCCTCACCTGTCCACCGCCTCACCTGTCCCCCACCTCACCTGTCCCCCACCTCACCTGTCCCCCGCCTCACCTGTCCACCGCCTCACCTGTCCCCCGCCTTCACCTGTCCCCCGCCTCACCTGTCCCCGTCTCACCTGTCCCCCGCCTCACCTGTCCCCCGTCTCACCTGTCCCCCGCCTCACCTGTCCACCGCCTCACCTGTCCCCCGCCTCACCTGTCCCCCGCCTCACCTGTCCCCCGCCTCACCTGTCCACCGCCTCACCTGTCCCCGCCTCACCTGTCCACCGCCTCACCTGTCCCCCCATCACCTGTCCACCGCCTCACCTGTCCCCCGCCTCACCTGTCCACCGTCCACCTGTCTCCCACCTCACCTGTCCCCCGTCTCACCTGTCCCCCGCCTCACCTGTCCCCCGCCTCACCTGTCCCCCGTCTCACCTGTCCCCCGCCTCACCTGTCCCCCGTCTCACCTGTCCCCCGTCTCACCTGTCCCCCACCTACCTGTCCCCCACCTCACCTGTCCCCCACCTCACCTGTCCCCCGTCTCACTGTCCCCCGCCTCACTGTCCACCGCCTCACCTGTCCCCCACCTCACCTGTCCCCCACCTCACCTGTCCCCCGTCTCACCTGTCCCCCGCCTCACCTGTCCATCTGTGGAGGCGGAGAAGGCGTCCGTCCCGGTCTTGGACTGCAGCCAGATCACCTTGTAGACCGGGCTCGGTGACTCTGCTCCACCGAGGACAGTTCCACCGGCTGTCCCCCTCTCCGGGTGTCCCAGAAGGCTGTGGTGGACAGACGTTAGACGTACCGGCATGTCGAGGGGAGTGCCCGGACCCGGaccggacccggacctggaACCCACCGATCTGTCCGCTGTGGCAGCCCCCCACCAGCGTGTGGGGGTCTTTAGGGTTGTAGTCCAGAGAGACCAGGTGGGAGGACGGCTTCAGGGTCGTCTCGGGCCGGTTCGGGTTCTCTGAGAAACAGACTGTCAGAGCGGACCGGGTCCAGGTGGAACCGGCCGGGTCCAGGTGGATCCGCCGGGTCCACCTGGACCCGCCGGGCCGTCCCACTCACCCACGTCCCAGATGTAGGAgtccaggttcaggtccaggCCGCTCTGGAACTGCAGGCAGCAGTAGGCGGTGGCCAACCTGCGGCCCCCGTCCGGTGCCAGGACAGGCTGCTGACGGTGCGCTTCACCTGGTTTTGGGTCTCTGTGGGGTAGAGAAGCGTGGAGCTCAGTTTTCCATCTGCAGCCGCTTCTTAAACTCTCCCTCCGCCCGCTCTCCGCCCGCTCTCCGCCCGCTCTCCGCCCGCACCAAAGAGTTTTTAGCAATTTTCAAAAGCGAACCCGCCGCCATCCGCAGAGCAGCGTCCTGGCTGTTCAAacgttgctttttttatttgagtgcttcaaccgcaacccgcccgaatgtcattaaaatcttcacTTTTCCACACGTCCTCCGCCCGATCTCCgcggtgcaaccgcaatccgcgcatctctactgtggggggggacggggggacaggaggacagcctgtcagcggGCGGTTCTGGACCGGTTGCCGACGGCGCCGTACCTGAAGACGTTGACGGTCTTGGCAGAGGGGTTTCCGGAcggtcctcctcgtcctcggagctgtccaggtcccggtccaggtccagggtgttgTTCTGCCGGATGGAGTGTTCCATCACCTGCACAACCAGGACAGCCCTGAGAACCCTGAGAAACCGGCTGGGGGGCCACCTGGTCTGATGTGGTTCCAGGTGGTGTGACGTGGTGTGACCTGGTCTGATGTGGTTCCATGTGGTGTGACGTGGTGTGACGTGGTGTGACGTGGTGTGACGTGGTCTCACGCGGCccagctgcaggatgctgtTGACGTAGCTCTCGtccttctccaccttcttccggAAGCGCAGGGTCTGCTCCAGGTCCCCGGGGTTCAGGTCTTTGGGCCAGCCCCCCTCCACGTGGTTTATCCCGCGGCTTTCCGACTCGAAGCGCTCCGTGTTGACCTGAACCCACAAGACCCCTGATCTGGACCCGCCctgagcctggtcctggtccagaggtGGTCCTCTGAAACGGTGCCGTGTGTGCAGAC
Proteins encoded in this window:
- the LOC115409248 gene encoding LOW QUALITY PROTEIN: dynein intermediate chain 2, axonemal-like (The sequence of the model RefSeq protein was modified relative to this genomic sequence to represent the inferred CDS: inserted 4 bases in 4 codons), translating into MEVVHVYTRLRRELGRHCLFSDRNAELLADVPPEPDRGLRFLQRGRRDQGPQACRGMSEHQVNTERFESESRGINHVEGGWPKDLNPGDLEQTLRFRKKVEKDESYVNSILQLGRVMEHSIRQNNTLDLDRDLDSSEDEEDRPEXPSAKTVNVFRDPKPGEAHRQQPVLAPDGGRRLATAYCCLQFQSGLDLNLDSYIWDVENPNRPETTLKPSSHLVSLDYNPKDPHTLVGGCHSGQIAFWDTRRGGQPVELSSVEQSHRXPVYKVIWLQSKTGTDAFSASTDGQVLWWDVRRLSEPTERLVLDLTREGDLDRALGSVSLEFETTMPTKFMVGTEXGLVVSCNRKAKTASEKLVSAFQAQLGPVCALQRNPFFPKNFLTAGDWTARIWSEXIRESPIMWT